A window of the Anticarsia gemmatalis isolate Benzon Research Colony breed Stoneville strain chromosome W, ilAntGemm2 primary, whole genome shotgun sequence genome harbors these coding sequences:
- the LOC142985743 gene encoding uncharacterized protein LOC142985743 — translation MDLRSHRSRSRPTSAAGTERDEGLDGRAAGAPAPPLCVLFQYHQGIAGTLVLRAGYFELWTEENTGKLYGVQVEVETSRLRDRNVFAAGRTASEVCHRALRSSRRNLHVTGFGSANHGCTSRAILLSTALVQVMDHKGKPHTARVLLDNGSTANLISEDVVHLSFSILLKCLTQRLLFKKRASIKAKLTQFSSYLEISRSCEKLSEVQLVEVEYRLNIFENLYEKYDTLQNQLEELADEPSEQYAEREQFESQFANLVASARQLLHSTRNINVSSLQRFRRIEYLKQHFWVRFSHEYVVWLQERTKWRRSSGELKEGTLVVIKDKSSPPLMWLLGRIIRVLPGRDGVARVADIRTRKGVIRRAFNTICALPISSVEKILQPGQYVE, via the exons ATGGACCTTCGTTCGCATCGTTCGCGTTCGCGACCGACATCGGCCGCGGGGACGGAGCGGGACGAGGGGCTTGACGGGCGAGCGGCGGGTGCGCCGGCTCC gCCACTCTGCGTATTATTCCAATACCATCAAGGAATCGCCGGAACattggtccttcgagccggatacTTTGAACTTTGGACCGAAGAAAATACTGGCAAGCTGTACGGCGTTCAAGTTGAAGTCGAAACGTCGAGGCTACGGGACAGGAACGTCTTCGCAGCAGGCAGAACCGCATCTGAAGTGTGTCATCGTGCCTTGAGATCATCCAGAAGGAATCTCCACGTCACAGGATTCGGCAGTG CCAATCATGGATGTACATCTCGTGCTATCTTGCTATCCACAGCGCTCGTGCAAGTGATGGACCACAAGGGCAAACCTCACACGGCGCGAGTCTTGCTTGACAATGGAAGTACGGCGAACCTTATTTCTGAAGATGTTGTAC ATCTTTCCTTCtctatacttttaaaatgtctgACACAAAGactcttatttaaaaaacgCGCTTCAATCAAGGCTAAGCTTACGCAGTTTTCATCGTACCTCGAGATCTCTCGTTCGTGTGAAAAGCTTAGTGAGGTACAACTGGTAGAAGTAGAATACCGTCTTAATATATTTGAGAATTTATATGAGAAATATGACACGTTACAGAACCAGTTGGAGGAGTTAGCAGACGAACCCAGCGAGCAATATGCAGAGCGTGAGCAGTTCGAGAGCCAGTTCGCGAATTTGGTGGCTTCTGCACGCCAGTTGCTACACAGTACTCGCAA CATCAACGTCTCCAGCTTACAACGGTTTCGTCGAATCGAATACCTGAAGCAGCATTTTTGGGTTCGTTTCTCGCACGAGTACGTCGTTTGGCTTCAGGAGAGAACCAAATGGCGTCGTTCTTCAGGCGAGCTTAAGGAAGGCACTCTTGTCGTCATTAAAGACAAAAGCTCACCCCCTTTAATGTGGCTTCTAGGACGCATCATTCGTGTGCTACCAGGCAGAGACGGCGTCGCAAGGGTCGCCGACATCCGCACGCGTAAGGGTGTCATTCGGCGGGCCTTCAACACCATATGCGCTCTTCCCATCTCTTCTGTTGAAAAGATACTTCAACCGGGGCAGTATGTTGAATAG